From the Megalopta genalis isolate 19385.01 chromosome 13, iyMegGena1_principal, whole genome shotgun sequence genome, one window contains:
- the LOC117224182 gene encoding uncharacterized protein LOC117224182, translating to MEAGEPSGRLTVEDLSDCRSESSHSESQLRAFQDYERVKELNLSVEKSKEENPEPKDFHLGLDPARIQFEDFENAARNLPMTLNKGYVAGGLNEMAYPLDRSNENEESLDTSSLCRSKNPSAKDLLFNLREGRQKNAHAALSLDRYGKDLNFAVSEKDIKDFGLLKNYSLDRMKEFNLSLDRMRDSHIGNFALERLRGGAGLLENPPMLEHNEYKNIQAQPRNQNIEAIALERMRRSHLMGTDLTAQNLSSQLSHPHSITQMQHSQQQQQQQAKSFTIDAILGLRNNPREKRGQQQQYKKHQGQEGGAKNGNSSSCSGGGGKLKRVRTIFTAEQLERLEGEFARQQYMVGPERLYLAHALRLTEAQVKVWFQNRRIKWRKHHHEQQSQRVHEFQRTLNSSLEHEDSNETDKW from the exons ATGGAGGCCGGCGAGCCGTCGGGACGCCTCACCGTCGAAGACCTGTCCGACTGCAGGAGCGAGTCCAGCCATTCCGAGTCGCAGCTCAGAGCCTTCCAGGACTACGAAAGGGTGAAGGAGCTGAATCTGTCGGTGGAGAAATCGAAGGAGGAGAACCCGGAGCCGAAGGACTTTCACCTGGGCCTGGACCCGGCGAGAATCCAGTTCGAGGACTTCGAGAACGCTGCTAGAAATCTGCCGATGACGCTGAACAAAGGCTACGTCGCCGGCGGCCTGAACGAGATGGCTTATCCTCTGGATAGATCGAACGAGAACGAAGAATCGTTGGACACCTCGAGCCTGTGCAGATCGAAGAACCCGTCGGCCAAGGATCTTCTGTTCAATCTACGGGAAGGCAGACAGAAGAACGCCCACGCTGCTCTGTCGCTCGACAGGTacggcaaggatttgaacttcGCGGTCTCCGAGAAGGACATCAAGGATTTCGGGCTTCTGAAGAATTACAGCCTGGACCGGATGAAGGAGTTCAATCTGTCGCTGGACAGGATGAGGGACAGTCACATCGGGAATTTCGCGCTGGAGAGACTCCGCGGCGGTGCCGGCTTGCTGGAGAATCCTCCTATGCTCGAGCACAACGAGTACAAGAATATCCAGGCTCAGCCGAGGAATCAGAATATCGAGGCCATCGCGTTGGAGCGAATGAGACGATCCCATTTGATGGGCACCGATCTGACCGCTCAGAATTTGTCCTCGCAGCTGTCCCATCCGCACTCCATCACGCAGATGCAGCACtcgcagcaacaacagcaacaacaggcGAAATCGTTCACTATCGACGCTATCTTGGGTCTGAGGAACAATCCCAGGGAGAAACGGGGACAGCAGCAACAGTACAAGAAGCATCAAG GCCAGGAAGGCGGCGCGAAGAACGGAAACTCGAGCTCCTGTTCAGGCGGCGGCGGGAAGCTGAAGAGGGTGCGGACGATCTTCACGGCGGAGCAGCTGGAGCGGCTGGAGGGTGAATTCGCGCGGCAGCAGTACATGGTCGGCCCTGAAAGACTGTACCTGGCACACGCGCTCAGGCTGACCGAGGCCCAGGTGAAGGTCTGGTTCCAGAACCGTCGGATCAAGTGGCGGAAACACCATCACGAGCAGCAGAGTCAACGGGTGCACGAGTTCCAGCGCACGCTGAACTCGTCGTTGGAGCACGAGGACAGCAACGAGACCGACAAATGGTGA